The Corallococcus caeni genome includes a region encoding these proteins:
- a CDS encoding DMT family transporter: MSSHRKPADGFALATMVVLCATWGMQQVAVKLAAPHIPNLMQMALRSGLAALLVGLLCWLRGERGLLRRGPWRAGLLVGVLFASEFLFVAEGLRHTHASHMGVFLYTAPVFSALGLHWLVPSERLKRTQWLGIGVAFAGIALAFGGGWLQGGLGPDVLRGDAMGLLAGLAWGATTVAIRVSALSEAPPTQTLLYQLVGGVALLLPVALLTGQAGPITMAPVAWASLLFQGVIVCFASYLTWFWLLRRYLASNLSVFSFMTPLFGVSAGIFVLHEQADLSFAVGAVLVLTGILIVSGAGLLRSASALKPGET, translated from the coding sequence ATGAGTTCTCATCGGAAACCCGCGGACGGCTTCGCGCTCGCGACCATGGTCGTGTTGTGCGCCACCTGGGGCATGCAGCAGGTGGCCGTGAAGCTGGCCGCTCCGCACATCCCGAACCTGATGCAGATGGCGCTGCGCTCCGGTCTGGCCGCGCTGCTCGTGGGATTGCTGTGCTGGCTGCGGGGCGAGCGGGGGCTGCTGCGCCGGGGGCCCTGGCGTGCCGGCCTGCTGGTGGGCGTGCTCTTCGCCTCGGAGTTCCTCTTCGTGGCGGAGGGGCTGCGCCACACGCACGCCTCGCACATGGGCGTCTTCCTCTACACCGCGCCTGTCTTCTCCGCGCTGGGCCTGCACTGGCTCGTGCCCTCCGAGCGCCTGAAGCGGACGCAGTGGCTGGGCATCGGCGTCGCCTTCGCGGGCATCGCCCTGGCGTTTGGCGGCGGCTGGCTCCAAGGCGGGCTCGGCCCGGACGTGCTGAGGGGCGATGCGATGGGGCTGCTCGCGGGCCTGGCCTGGGGCGCCACCACCGTGGCGATTCGCGTCTCGGCGCTGTCCGAAGCACCGCCTACGCAGACCCTGCTGTACCAGCTGGTGGGTGGCGTCGCGCTGCTGCTCCCGGTGGCCCTGCTGACGGGACAGGCCGGCCCCATCACGATGGCGCCCGTGGCCTGGGCGAGCCTGCTCTTCCAGGGCGTCATCGTCTGCTTCGCCAGCTACCTCACCTGGTTCTGGCTCCTGCGCCGCTATCTCGCCTCCAACCTGTCGGTCTTCTCGTTCATGACGCCCCTGTTCGGCGTCAGCGCGGGCATCTTCGTGCTGCACGAGCAGGCGGACCTGTCCTTCGCCGTGGGCGCGGTGCTGGTCCTCACGGGCATTCTCATCGTGAGCGGCGCCGGCCTGTTACGCTCCGCGTCCGCGCTGAAGCCAGGCGAGACTTGA
- a CDS encoding alpha/beta hydrolase family protein: MSKPTSAATTPTPVLSLGPIVLPAPGRAVELQVRVSAPVTGSGLPVLLLSHGHGRSNHLSSLNGYAPLANYFAAHGFVVIQPTHLDSKTLTLGPDAPDAPLFLKSRAQDMTRILDQLDVIERAVVGLAGRLDRSRVAVMGHSLGGHTASLLLGARYKDSHGTEVNLHEPRIQAGVLLAAPGRGGDALSRFAAENYPFFSTIDFSRMATPALVVAGDKDDSPHLTVAGPSWHADPYFLAPGPKSLITLFDAGHGLGGVSGYDVAETTDENPERVAAVQRLTWAYLRTALHPADPAWQEAQAALMGAAHPLGRVESK; this comes from the coding sequence ATGAGCAAGCCGACTTCCGCAGCCACCACTCCCACGCCCGTCCTCTCCCTCGGTCCCATCGTGCTGCCAGCGCCCGGCCGCGCCGTCGAGCTCCAGGTGCGAGTCTCCGCGCCCGTGACCGGAAGCGGGCTGCCCGTCCTTCTGCTGTCGCACGGCCACGGGCGCTCCAATCACCTCTCGTCATTGAACGGCTACGCCCCACTCGCCAACTATTTCGCGGCACATGGCTTCGTCGTCATCCAGCCCACGCATCTCGACTCCAAGACGCTCACCCTGGGGCCTGATGCCCCCGATGCGCCTCTGTTCTTGAAGTCGCGGGCCCAGGACATGACGCGCATCCTTGACCAGTTGGATGTGATTGAGCGTGCGGTCGTTGGGCTCGCCGGGCGCCTGGACCGGAGCCGGGTGGCCGTCATGGGGCACTCACTGGGTGGGCACACCGCGAGCCTGTTGCTTGGCGCTCGGTACAAGGACTCGCACGGAACGGAAGTGAACCTCCACGAACCGCGGATCCAGGCAGGCGTGCTGCTCGCCGCGCCCGGCAGGGGAGGAGACGCCCTCAGCAGGTTCGCGGCCGAGAACTACCCCTTCTTCTCGACCATCGACTTCTCCAGGATGGCGACGCCCGCGCTCGTGGTCGCCGGCGACAAGGACGACTCGCCTCACCTGACGGTCGCGGGCCCCTCCTGGCACGCGGATCCGTACTTCCTCGCCCCAGGCCCCAAGTCCCTGATCACCCTGTTCGACGCGGGGCACGGGCTGGGCGGAGTCTCTGGCTATGACGTCGCCGAGACCACGGATGAGAACCCCGAGCGGGTGGCCGCCGTCCAGCGCCTCACCTGGGCCTACCTCCGCACCGCGCTCCATCCGGCAGACCCCGCCTGGCAGGAGGCGCAAGCCGCGCTCATGGGCGCAGCCCACCCGCTCGGCCGGGTCGAATCCAAATAA
- a CDS encoding M28 family peptidase, with translation MPIRPLPFALLAVLAALSASAQVPASPLGPLSPTTGLVLRDDVVRALIQESSGDRIHDGVQRLSLIARDSLEGYSEAAAWTKAAAEAAGLQDLHLEAMKDGPQWRATRGELWVAGPHRYRVTSYADLPMSLASGSGSFEGTDLELVDVGLGAQDADYAGKDVKGKVVLSRGNPGATLRTAVVKLGAVGVVSSYSTPPWNEAHRRDGDFPDQVGWAGVPRSLIPQGMRTPFLFMVSERQASELRAQLREGPVKVDVSVATQAPTGHLSIVSGVIPGTREGEEVVLTAHLDHYKPGADDNASGSATLLELVRTYTTLIRQGVLPPPVRTLRVLWLPEFEGTREWFSHHGADPVRRVAQFNFDMLGASLTRAHSRFQVSYTPDWNGSFVNAVSESTVAFMNRFNGVAYPPRKEFRIGSVTGSRDPMDAHMERYSRGSDHQLFNDHGIPGVAFATWPDDGYHTSGDRPENVDPTQLHRAAFAGLASITVAAWAEGTGALELARLVAVHGVRRVAEDEFRARSDLAATPAAQLPGFVRLARAGVRAGYQREKDALRSCLALGAPAEPVKAMVRALETAEEQALKRVEAEARTRGVSLKEPAPSEAERRARAFVPVRVKGQELASFDELERHAAPEAKARVDAVKAAMSAAATALRERGESELRFYQLADAVASYADGKRSVADIRDAAHAEYGYVFPVDALVELFGLLEQGGIMTRGR, from the coding sequence ATGCCCATCCGCCCGTTGCCCTTCGCCCTCCTCGCGGTGCTCGCCGCGCTCAGCGCCTCCGCGCAGGTCCCCGCGTCCCCGCTGGGGCCCCTCTCTCCCACCACCGGCCTGGTGCTCCGGGACGACGTGGTGCGCGCCCTCATCCAGGAGAGCTCGGGCGACCGCATCCATGACGGCGTGCAGCGGCTGTCGCTCATCGCGCGGGACAGCCTGGAGGGCTACTCGGAGGCGGCCGCATGGACGAAGGCCGCCGCCGAGGCCGCGGGGCTCCAGGACCTCCACCTGGAGGCGATGAAGGACGGTCCCCAGTGGCGGGCCACGCGTGGCGAGCTGTGGGTGGCGGGTCCCCACCGCTACCGGGTGACGTCCTACGCGGACCTGCCCATGTCCCTGGCGTCCGGCAGTGGCAGCTTCGAGGGCACGGACCTGGAGCTGGTCGACGTGGGCCTGGGCGCCCAGGACGCCGATTACGCGGGCAAGGACGTGAAGGGCAAGGTGGTGCTCAGCCGGGGCAACCCCGGGGCCACGCTGCGCACCGCCGTGGTGAAGCTCGGGGCCGTGGGCGTGGTTTCGTCCTATTCGACGCCGCCCTGGAACGAAGCCCACCGCAGGGACGGCGACTTCCCGGATCAGGTGGGCTGGGCCGGCGTCCCGCGGAGCCTGATACCGCAGGGCATGCGAACGCCCTTCCTGTTCATGGTGTCGGAGCGACAGGCGAGCGAGCTGCGCGCCCAGCTGCGGGAGGGCCCGGTGAAGGTGGACGTGAGCGTCGCCACGCAAGCGCCCACGGGACATCTCAGCATCGTCAGCGGCGTCATCCCCGGCACCCGCGAGGGAGAGGAGGTCGTCCTCACCGCCCACCTGGACCACTACAAGCCCGGGGCCGACGACAACGCCTCTGGCTCCGCCACGCTGCTGGAGCTGGTGCGCACGTACACCACGCTCATCCGCCAGGGCGTGCTGCCACCTCCGGTGCGCACCCTGCGCGTGCTGTGGCTGCCGGAGTTCGAGGGGACCCGCGAGTGGTTCTCCCACCACGGCGCGGATCCGGTGCGGCGGGTGGCGCAGTTCAACTTCGACATGCTCGGCGCCAGCCTGACCCGCGCCCACTCACGCTTCCAGGTCTCCTACACCCCGGACTGGAATGGCAGCTTCGTGAACGCCGTGTCCGAGTCCACGGTGGCCTTCATGAACCGCTTCAACGGGGTGGCCTATCCCCCGAGGAAGGAGTTCCGCATCGGCTCGGTGACCGGTTCGCGGGATCCGATGGATGCCCACATGGAGCGCTACAGCCGGGGCTCGGATCACCAGCTCTTCAACGACCACGGCATCCCCGGCGTCGCCTTCGCCACGTGGCCCGACGACGGCTACCACACCAGCGGCGACCGGCCGGAGAACGTGGACCCCACCCAGCTGCACCGCGCCGCCTTCGCGGGGCTGGCCTCCATCACCGTCGCCGCGTGGGCCGAAGGCACGGGCGCCCTGGAGCTCGCGCGCCTGGTGGCGGTGCACGGAGTGAGGCGCGTGGCGGAGGACGAGTTCCGGGCCCGGAGTGACCTGGCCGCGACGCCCGCCGCGCAGCTGCCAGGCTTCGTCCGGCTGGCCCGCGCCGGAGTGCGAGCCGGCTACCAGCGTGAAAAAGACGCCCTGCGCTCCTGTCTGGCCCTGGGCGCGCCCGCCGAGCCGGTGAAGGCCATGGTCCGCGCGCTGGAGACCGCCGAGGAGCAGGCCCTGAAGCGCGTGGAAGCGGAAGCCAGGACGCGCGGGGTGTCCCTGAAGGAGCCGGCACCCAGCGAAGCCGAGCGCCGGGCGCGGGCCTTCGTTCCCGTGCGCGTGAAGGGCCAGGAACTCGCGTCGTTCGACGAACTGGAGCGCCATGCGGCCCCCGAGGCCAAGGCCCGAGTGGACGCGGTGAAGGCCGCCATGAGCGCCGCGGCCACGGCCCTGCGCGAGCGAGGAGAGAGCGAGCTGCGCTTCTACCAACTGGCGGATGCTGTCGCGAGCTACGCCGACGGCAAGCGCTCCGTGGCGGACATCCGCGACGCGGCCCATGCCGAATACGGCTACGTCTTTCCCGTGGACGCGCTGGTGGAGCTGTTCGGGCTACTGGAGCAGGGCGGCATCATGACGCGCGGACGCTGA
- a CDS encoding RidA family protein, which translates to MTSAKHQPIVAPGLPKPAGPYSPGMQLDRLLFISGQAARDPATGVQPEGIEAQTEQVLRNLERILVAGGSSLQHVLRCGVFLVDMQEFARMNAVYERVFAGHRPARTTVQVSALPDAGLRVEIDCIAYVP; encoded by the coding sequence ATGACGTCAGCGAAGCACCAGCCCATCGTCGCGCCTGGACTGCCCAAGCCCGCGGGCCCGTACTCACCCGGCATGCAGCTGGACCGGCTGCTCTTCATCTCCGGACAGGCGGCCCGGGACCCTGCCACCGGCGTGCAGCCCGAGGGAATCGAGGCGCAGACGGAGCAGGTGCTGCGCAACCTGGAGCGCATCCTCGTGGCGGGCGGCTCCAGCCTTCAGCACGTCCTGCGCTGCGGCGTCTTCCTGGTGGACATGCAGGAGTTCGCCCGGATGAACGCCGTCTACGAGCGCGTCTTCGCCGGTCACCGGCCCGCGCGCACCACCGTGCAGGTGTCCGCGCTCCCCGACGCCGGCCTGCGCGTGGAGATTGATTGCATCGCCTACGTGCCTTGA
- a CDS encoding Ig-like domain-containing protein, whose product MKLIVPLLIGALAACTDPDSGPVTVTPKTVTVKAGEKTTLNASVKDAKDPRVLWSVEGGDSHGTISSSGVYTAPAEAGTYTVVATNAVDTSKKDTATVKVEAVQAPTVIVKVTPEAVTIGQGTATDLTAEVSGSSITAVQWAVEGGDENGTVSSAGRYTAPNRAGTFTVTATSVADPTKKASASVTVEPVVVGAVMVTVSPTSASTTWGGTVQLTAEVSGTNNLAVLWSVEGGDANGYVSSTGVYRAPNKTGTFTVTATSVADPANKASASITVEPVVVETVAVAVSPKTGTVAQDAAFSLSVQVTGTNNHAVQWAVQGGDDNGTVSSTGVYRAPRRAGTFTVTATSVADPSKSDSATLTVDPIVVPTVAVSVTPKTATVDQGAVVNLTAEVTGTSVVAVTWAVEGGSANGTVTSAGVYTAPNKPGTYTVTATSVADASKKDSAVITVPVAGTVKYVDPTGTGWRLVRNATLSTGNTLVLDLVGPAGQSGRGADLTLGLDAATASWSTVDGSEYVANGGYDLGAAPRLLKSAVKGSTLSVGVYQKGAPAHAYNGALLSVALTVNATAQTPAGSVVPLNVLKAHALPASGSLQVINVAVGTITTAQ is encoded by the coding sequence ATGAAGCTCATTGTTCCGCTCCTGATTGGGGCGCTGGCGGCCTGCACCGACCCCGACTCGGGGCCGGTGACGGTGACTCCGAAGACCGTGACGGTGAAGGCCGGTGAGAAGACGACCCTCAACGCCTCGGTGAAGGACGCGAAGGACCCGCGCGTGCTCTGGTCTGTGGAGGGAGGCGACTCCCACGGCACCATCAGCAGCTCGGGCGTCTACACCGCGCCGGCCGAGGCCGGCACGTACACCGTGGTGGCCACCAACGCGGTGGACACCTCGAAGAAGGACACGGCCACCGTCAAGGTGGAGGCGGTCCAGGCTCCGACGGTCATCGTGAAGGTGACGCCGGAGGCGGTGACCATCGGGCAGGGGACCGCCACGGACCTCACGGCGGAGGTCTCCGGTTCCTCCATCACCGCCGTGCAGTGGGCCGTGGAGGGGGGCGACGAGAACGGCACCGTCAGCAGCGCGGGCCGGTACACGGCGCCGAACAGGGCCGGCACGTTCACCGTGACGGCCACCAGCGTGGCGGATCCGACGAAGAAGGCCTCCGCTTCCGTCACGGTGGAGCCGGTCGTCGTCGGGGCGGTGATGGTGACTGTGAGCCCCACGTCGGCCAGCACCACCTGGGGTGGCACCGTCCAGCTGACGGCCGAGGTCTCCGGCACCAACAACCTCGCGGTGCTGTGGTCCGTGGAGGGTGGCGACGCGAACGGCTACGTCAGCAGCACGGGCGTGTACCGCGCGCCGAACAAGACGGGCACGTTCACCGTGACGGCCACCAGCGTGGCGGACCCGGCGAACAAGGCCTCCGCCTCCATCACGGTGGAGCCTGTCGTCGTCGAGACGGTGGCGGTGGCGGTCTCTCCGAAGACGGGCACGGTGGCGCAGGATGCCGCCTTCTCCCTGTCCGTGCAGGTCACCGGCACCAACAACCACGCGGTGCAGTGGGCCGTGCAGGGCGGTGACGACAACGGCACCGTGAGCAGCACGGGCGTGTACCGGGCGCCGCGCCGCGCGGGCACGTTCACCGTGACGGCCACCAGCGTGGCGGACCCGTCGAAGTCCGACTCGGCCACCCTCACCGTGGACCCCATCGTCGTCCCGACGGTGGCGGTGAGTGTCACGCCGAAGACGGCCACCGTGGATCAGGGCGCCGTCGTCAACCTCACGGCTGAAGTCACGGGCACCTCCGTCGTCGCGGTGACCTGGGCCGTGGAGGGCGGTTCGGCCAACGGCACCGTCACCAGCGCCGGCGTGTACACCGCGCCGAACAAGCCGGGCACGTACACCGTGACGGCCACCAGCGTGGCGGATGCGTCGAAGAAGGACTCCGCCGTCATCACCGTGCCCGTCGCCGGCACGGTGAAGTACGTGGACCCCACGGGTACGGGCTGGCGCCTGGTTCGCAACGCCACCCTGTCCACGGGCAACACGCTGGTGCTGGACCTGGTGGGCCCCGCGGGCCAGTCCGGCCGCGGCGCGGACCTGACGCTGGGGCTGGATGCGGCCACCGCGTCCTGGTCCACCGTGGACGGCTCCGAGTACGTGGCCAACGGTGGCTACGACCTGGGCGCCGCGCCCCGGTTGCTCAAGTCGGCCGTGAAGGGCAGCACGCTCAGCGTGGGCGTGTACCAGAAGGGTGCTCCGGCGCACGCGTACAACGGCGCGCTGCTGTCCGTGGCGCTGACCGTGAATGCCACCGCCCAGACGCCGGCCGGCTCCGTGGTGCCGCTGAACGTCCTCAAGGCGCACGCGCTGCCGGCTTCCGGCTCGCTGCAGGTCATCAACGTGGCGGTGGGCACCATCACCACCGCGCAGTAG
- a CDS encoding helix-turn-helix domain-containing protein, producing the protein MPLTMDSAASTFSLARFVEDVRALVPVAGNTRHERLPDGRMTLVFRVLEEGRKGDVCVAGPRTRALFKDAPGVVRAVILQFKPGWSAPLLGVSANALTDQIIPLEDLWGRPGGDLLHELLAARSLPEVFDRLSHAIALRTHQTFEPASARLARRAVRLLEADEVRVETVAEQLGVTARHLRRAFTEHVGIGPKDYARTVRLQRAVRMAATSKDWRRIAVDAGYYDQAHLIADFRELVGLTPGAFLKSAERGHPAGHGC; encoded by the coding sequence GTGCCGCTCACGATGGACTCCGCCGCCTCGACGTTCTCGCTTGCCCGCTTCGTCGAAGACGTTCGCGCGCTCGTGCCAGTCGCTGGAAACACACGTCACGAACGGCTGCCCGACGGAAGAATGACGCTTGTCTTTCGAGTGCTCGAGGAGGGGCGCAAAGGAGATGTGTGCGTCGCAGGCCCGCGAACGCGGGCGTTGTTCAAGGACGCACCCGGCGTCGTGCGGGCGGTCATCCTCCAGTTCAAGCCGGGCTGGTCGGCGCCGCTGCTGGGCGTCTCGGCGAACGCGCTGACGGATCAGATCATCCCGCTGGAAGACCTCTGGGGCCGGCCGGGCGGCGACCTCCTTCACGAGCTGCTCGCGGCGCGAAGCCTGCCGGAGGTGTTTGACCGGCTCTCCCACGCGATTGCCCTGCGCACCCACCAGACCTTCGAGCCAGCGTCGGCACGGCTCGCTCGCCGCGCGGTTCGCTTGCTTGAAGCAGACGAGGTTCGGGTGGAGACCGTGGCGGAGCAACTGGGCGTCACGGCGAGACATCTTCGCCGAGCCTTCACGGAGCACGTCGGCATCGGGCCGAAGGACTACGCGCGGACCGTTCGCCTGCAGCGCGCCGTGCGGATGGCGGCGACCTCGAAGGACTGGAGACGCATCGCCGTGGACGCGGGCTATTACGACCAGGCGCACCTCATCGCGGACTTCCGGGAGCTCGTCGGGCTCACCCCAGGCGCCTTCCTGAAGTCCGCTGAGCGCGGGCATCCCGCAGGGCACGGGTGCTAA